A window from Telopea speciosissima isolate NSW1024214 ecotype Mountain lineage chromosome 8, Tspe_v1, whole genome shotgun sequence encodes these proteins:
- the LOC122670446 gene encoding putative glucose-6-phosphate 1-epimerase encodes MPLNIVHDADGLSKIILMEPGGSTAEVLLYGGQIVSWKNERREELLFMSSKAIWKPPKAIRGGIPVCFPQFANFGTLEQHGFARNRLWSIDSSPSPLPPANTQSCVDLILKSTEEDLKTWPRSFELRLRISLSAGKLTLIPRVRNTDNKAFSFTFALRNYLSVSDISEVRVEDLETLDYFDNLKERERFTEQADAITFDGEVDRVYLSTPKKIAIIDHEKKRTLVLRKEGLPDAVVWNPWDKKAKALPDFGDEDYKSMLCVDAVIVENPIVLKPSEEWTGRQELSIVSSSYYSGQLDPRKVLSGLH; translated from the exons ATGCCGTTGAATATTGTGCACGACGCCGATGGATTGTCTAAGATTATATTGATGGAGCCTGGCGGATCGACTGCCGAg GTGCTCCTGTATGGCGGGCAAATTGTGTCCTGGAAGAATGAACGTAGGGAAGAACTGCTATTTATGAGCAGCAAG GCTATTTGGAAACCACCTAAAGCTATCAGGGGAGGAATACCTGTCTGCTTTCCTCAG TTTGCtaattttggaaccctagaacaGCATGGATTTGCTAGGAACAGATTGTGGTCAATAGATAGTAGCCCCTCTCCTTTACCTCCGGCTAACACCCAGTCTTGTGTGGATCTCATATTGAAGTCCACAGAAGAGGATCTAAAGACGTGGCCTCGCAG TTTTGAGTTGCGGCTTCGTATTTCACTCAGTGCTGGCAAACTTACTTTGATCCCTCGAGTGAGGAATACTGATAACAAGGCATTCTCCTTTACGTTTGCTCTGCGTAATTACTTATCTGTATCAGATATCAG TGAGGTGCGTGTTGAAGACTTGGAGACACTTGACTACTTTGATAAtctgaaggagagagagaggttcacAGAACAGGCTGATGCTATTACTTTTGATGGCGAG GTAGACCGAGTGTATTTGAGCACACCAAAAAAGATTGCTATCATAGACCATGAGAAGAAAAGGACCCTTGTGCTGAGAAAGGAGGGCCTACCAGATGCTG TTGTATGGAACCCATGGGACAAGAAGGCTAAAGCTTTGCCAGATTTTGGTGACGAGGACTACAAAAGCATGTTATGTGTGGATGCAGTTATTGTTGAAAACCCAATTGTCTTGAAACCATCCGAAGAGTGGACAGGCCGCCAGGAGCTCTCCATCGTCTCATCAAGTTATTACAGTGGGCAGTTGGATCCTCGTAAGGTTCTTTCTGGTTTACACTGA
- the LOC122670448 gene encoding ribosomal RNA-processing protein 8, with protein MEGKRKRKRGKRRGAQKSSSSCSNTTTTMTTHNDLMDLSVSNQVHAPQPKRCKTGPLGNSLSAASNSNFLHKMRARLSGGHFRMLNEKLYTCSGSEAFNFFKEDPSLFDMYHAGYQEQMSHWPEQPVNIIIEWLKNQSTSLKVADFGCGDARLAKNVKNKVFSFDLVSNDPSVIACDMSNIPLDPSSMDVAVFCLSLMGTNFPSYLQEAHRVLKPCGWLLIAEVKSRLDPNNGGADPNRFSKAICELGFNLISKDFSNKMFVLFFFKKKEKPCREKEIEWPELKPCLYKRR; from the exons ATGGAGGGAAAGCGCAAACGGAAAAGAGGAAAGCGACGAGGTGCTCAGAAGAGCAGTAGTAGCTGTAGCAACACCACGACGACGATGACGACGCACAATGATCTCATGGATCTCTCCGTCTCCAACCAAGTCCATGCACCTCAACCAAAGCGCTGCAAAACCGGCCCACTTGGAAACTCCCTCTCCGCCGCCTCCAACTCCAATTTCCTTCACAAG ATGCGAGCTAGGTTATCCGGAGGCCATTTCAGGATGTTAAATGAGAAGTTGTACACTTGCAG CGGAAGCGAGGCCTTCAACTTTTTCAAAGAAGACCCGTCTCTTTTTGACATG TATCATGCAGGATATCAAGAACAAATGTCACATTGGCCAGAGCAGCCAGTCAATATCATCATCGAATGGCTTAAGAACCAGAGTACCTCTTTGAAGGTGGCAGATTTTGGCTGCG GGGATGCACGCCTTGCAAAAAATGTGAAGAATAAAGTCTTCTCTTTTGATCTCGTCTCAAATGATCCTTCAGTAATTGCTTGTGACATGTCAAAT ATTCCCCTTGATCCATCATCAATGGATGTTGCTGTTTTTTGTCTCTCACTCATGGGAACTAACTTCCCAAGTTACCTACAGGAAGCACATAGAGTTCTTAAGCCATG TGGCTGGCTTTTGATAGCAGAAGTAAAAAGTAGGCTTGATCCAAACAATGGAGGAGCAGACCCAAATAGGTTTTCGAAGGCAATCTGTGAACTTGGATTTAATCTAATTTCTAAG GATTTCTCAAATAagatgtttgttttgtttttcttcaagaagaag GAGAAGCCATGTCGAGAGAAGGAAATCGAATGGCCTGAGCTGAAGCCCTGCCTGTATAAGCGTCGCTGA
- the LOC122670445 gene encoding serine/threonine-protein kinase STY13-like, whose protein sequence is MESGNGFYSVDEFRLDAKWLIDPKHLFVGPRIGEGAHAKVYEGKYKNQNVAIKIVHRGETPEEIAKREARFAREVAMLSKVQHKNLVKFIGACKEPVMVVVTELLLGGSLRKYLLNMRPRCLDTHVAVGFALDIARAMECLHLHGIIHRDLKPENLILTADHKTVKLVDFGLAREESLTEMMTAETGTYRWMAPELYSTVTLRHGEKKHYNHKVDAYSFAIVLWELLHNRLPFEGMSNLQAAYAAAFKNARPSAENLPEDLALILTSCWTEDPNARPNFSQIVQMLLRYLSTISPPEPVIPSRIFNSENAVLPPESPGTSSLMAVQDDLGETPTAKMENKSRGLFFCFNQCY, encoded by the exons ATGGAATCTGGTAATGGCTTCTACTCAGTTGACGAGTTCCGTTTGGATGCCAAGTGGCTGATCGATCCCAAACATCTTTTTGTTGGACCCAGAATTGGAGAGGGAGCTCATGCCAAAGTATACGAAGGAAA GTATAAAAACCAGAATGTTGCTATTAAAATTGTCCATAGAGGGGAGACCCCTGAGGAGATTGCTAAGAGAGAAGCACGGTTTGCAAGGGAGGTTGCAATGTTGTCCAAAGTTCAGCATAAAAACTTGGTTAAG TTTATTGGGGCTTGTAAGGAGCCTGTTATGGTGGTTGTAACTGAGCTTTTGTTGGGAGGTTCATTGCGTAAGTACCTGCTGAACATGCGACCTAGGTGCTTGGACACACATGTGGCAGTTGGTTTTGCGCTTGATATTGCTCGGGCAATGGAGTGCTTGCACTTGCATGGAATCATTCACCGTGATCTGAAACCTG AAAACTTGATATTAACTGCAGACCACAAAACTGTAAAGCTTGTGGACTTTGGTTTAGCAAGAGAGGAGTCTCTAACAGAGATGATGACTGCCGAAACAGGAACTTACCGTTGGATGGCACCAGAG TTGTATAGTACGGTCACACTGAGACATGGGGAGAAGAAGCATTATAACCACAAGGTGGATGCCTACAGCTTCGCAATTGTCTTGTGGGAACTCTTACACAACCGGTTGCCTTTCGAAGGCATGTCAAACCTGCAGGCTGCCTATGCAGCCGCTTTTAAA AATGCGAGGCCCAGTGCAGAAAACCTGCCTGAGGATTTGGCGCTAATTCTGACTTCGTGCTGGACAGAGGACCCGAATGCCCGGCCAAACTTCAGTCAGATAGTGCAGATGCTACTCCGTTATCTCTCAACAATCTCACCACCAGAGCCTGTGATCCCATCCCGCATTTTCAATTCTGAAAATGCTGTTCTTCCACCGGAGTCTCCAGGTACAAGCTCTTTGATGGCAGTACAGGATGACTTGGGAGAAACCCCAACAGCCAAGATGGAAAACAAGTCGAGAGGTCTATTTTTCTGCTTCAATCAGTGCTACTGA